CCCAGATCAAAATGCGAGCCCATCAGGTTGTGCATGCCCTTAATGTAATGTGCTGTTTCGATCTCGATCATGTAAGGTTCTTCCTCAAAAAGATTTACCCATTTTTGTGTATAACGATAATATTGTAAAAAATCCTGTCGTATAAAGGCAGCCCAGCAAAAGCTTTGATACAAGTACAGTCTTTCATAAAACGTTTTACATAACACAGCTTTTTCTCCTAATCTTTCTTTAAAGAAAAGCTGTACTTCAGTCTCCTCTTTTTCATTGCGTGCATGCCCATGATTAATATACCAGCTATATAATTGTAATGATAGATCAGATAATTGAGATACTAACGATAAACTATTATTTACTTCATCAGATTCTTTGCTCAATTGGTCAGCCCTGTCTTGCAAGCTTCTTGTAATATAAAGTGCTTCAATATTTTTTTCAAAGAACAAAACCTGTTGCAAATACGTTAATTGGTTTTTTGCTTTTGCCTGTTCTTTTATCTTATCTAAAATGCGAAGGCTCTGCAAGTACAATCCTTTATTGTATAAAATTCTTGCATGGTCCATCTGTTCATGCAAAACAATATCGATATTGCTTTCATCATTAATTAAGCGAAGGCTTGATAAAACTTGCTTATACAAATGCGCTTTTAAATTACTCAGCTGTTGTTTCTTTATTTCAGGATTTTTCTTCAATAAAACAGCCTCATCATATTCCTCCATTTTGTCCAAAGCATCAAATAGTTGCACTACTTTAAGCTCCTCTGAGGACGAATTTCGGGTTACATAAAGCTTAAAATTGCGCTTTTCGCTCTTTTCAAGCGATTTTATGAGCTGAAAAACGGTATCTGTACTGCGGTTGGGCATCGTAATTTAAAAATTCAAAAACCCTTGTCTGTCAAGAGTTTTAACGAAAATTAACGTATTTATATAGCGTAAAATCAGGTGTATTTTGACTTTGAAGCGGACTGTTTTAGATTAAATTCGTAGAACGGTCTTTCTAAAGACACTGATTTTGAATCAAATTTAATTATAAAAGCGCTGTTTTAATTAAAACCTCTACCAATGGCAGAAAAAAAGATAGACATTTTCGACACCACTCTCCGCGATGGCGAACAGGTTCCCGGTTGTAAATTAAATACCGAAGAAAAAATTGAAGTTGCTTTAGCGCTCGAAGAGTTGGGCGTTGATATTATTGAAGCAGGCTTTCCTATCTCAAGCCCCGGCGATTTCGCATCGGTAGAAGCAATTTCAAAAGTTATTAAAAATGCCACAGTTTGCGGATTAACGCGTTCTGTTCAAAAAGATATTGAAGTGGCGGCAGAAGCATTAAAGCATGCGGTTCGTCCACGTATTCATACTGGTATCGGCTCCTCTGATATTCACATCAAACATAAATTCAATACAACCCGCGAAGCGATTTTGGAGCGTGCTGCTAAAGCAACCAAGTTGGCTCGCAATTTAGTAAGTGATGTTGAGTTTTTCTGTGAAGATGCTGGTCGTGCAGACAATGCGTTCTTAGCCCGCCTGGTTGAAACAGTAATTGCTGCAGGGGCAACGGTTGTAAATATTCCTGATACAACAGGCTATTGTTTGCCTCATCAATACGGCGAAAAAATTGCTTACCTGGTAAACAATGTTTCTAATATTGATAAAGCAATTATCTCTTGTCATTGCCACAACGATTTAGGTTTGGCAACAGCTAACTCAATTGCAGGCATTATGAATGGAGCTCGCCAGATTGAATGTACTATCAATGGGTTGGGCGAACGTGCAGGCAATACATCTCTGGAAGAAGTCGTCATGATAATTAAAAAACATCATGCATTGGGATTCTATACAAATATTAATACAACGCAATTAAATCCATTAAGCCGTTTGGTGAGTGATACCATGCGTATGCCGGTTCAGCCAAACAAAGCGATCGTTGGAAGTAATGCATTTGCACATTCATCAGGTATCCACCAGGATGGATTCTTAAAAGAAGCTACTACATACGAAATTATGACTCCTGAAGAAGTAGGAGCGGAGACTTCCAAGATTGTACTAACGGCTAGGAGTGGGCGAAGTGCATTAGCGTATCGTTTTCAAAAGTTGGGACATCAATTTAACCGCAACGACATAGATACTTTGTATCAACAATTTTTAGCCGTAGCAGATACTAAGAAAGAAGTGGAGGATGCTGATCTTAATATTCTTGCGCAAAATTATTTGCACGTAGCGGTCTGATAAATTTTGATACCAACATGGGCCTTTCATAGCATCATCGTTGTGTCACATTTCTTTCATCGGCATACCATTGTGCATCTTTTATTGATATAACTTAATTAGCAGTAAAATAATTCAAAACAAAAATTTGTGTAATTCGCTTCAATTCGTGCAATAAAATTTTATGAATAAAAACATTGCAATCATATTAGGAGATGGAATTGGTCCCGAAGTAACGCAGCAATCTATTAAAGTATTAGATGCTATTGCGGAAAAATTCGAGCATCAATTCAATTACACATATTCCTTAATGGGAGTCGTTGCTATCGATAAAACAGGCAATCCATTACCCGATGAAACAATCGCAACCTGCTTAAACAGTGATGCCATTTTATTTGGCACCATTGGCGATCCAAAATATGATAATGATCCTACTTCCAAAGTAAGACCGGAACAAGGATTATTAAGATTGAGAAAAACATTGCAACTGTTTGCAAACATTCGCCCTGTTACTACATACCGATCATTGCATCATTTAGCACCGGTAAAAAGTACATTGTTAGAGGATGTTGACATGCTCATCTTTCGTGAATTAACCGGCGGCATTTATTTCGGTGATAAACACATGAATGAGGATAATACATTAGCATCTGATGAGTGTACTTACAGTAAAGAGGAAATAGAAAGAATAAGCAAGCTGGCATTTCAGTATGCACAAAAAAGAAGAAAAAAATTAACACTGGTAGACAAAGCAAATGTGTTGGAGACATCACGTCTTTGGAGAAAAGTAGTTCAGGATATTGCACCATCTTATCCGGATGTGCAGGTTGATTTTATGTATATAGATAATGCAGTAATGCAGTTGATCATCAACCCAAAACAATTTGATGTATTGCTGGCAGATAATATGTTCGGCGATATACTAAGTGATGAAGCAAGTGTGTTGAGTGGCTCCATTGGTCTATTGCCATCCGCATCTATTGGTAATGGTAGTGCTATGTTTGAGCCGGTACATGGCTCTTATCCGCAAGCTGCAGGAAAAGATATTGCAAATCCGTTGGGTTCAATCTTATCAGTAGCGTTAATGCTGGATTATTTCAGCATGAAAGAAGAAGCACAGGTATTGCGTGATGCAGTGGATTGGACATTGACACATTTATTTGTTACGAAAGATATTGACCCGATAAACTTTTATTTCACTTCTACCATCGGCGATTTAATCAGTGATTATATAAGCGGTAGAATTTCAGGAGATATCAACAAAAAGAATGTAGAATTAAGAAAGTCAACAATAATATAATGGTCGGACCACAGGTCAGACCTGCAAAGTATAAAGACAATAACTAAAACTATAATGAGCAACGAACTAAACAAGTACAGCAAAACATTAACACAAGACGAAACACAACCTGCGGCGCAGGCGATGCTATACGGCATCGGACTTACGGAGGAAGATCTAAAAAAAGCTCAAGTTGGTATTGCCAGCATGGGTTACGATGGTAATACTTGTAATATGCACTTAAACGATTTGGCAAAAATTGTAAAACAAGGTGTATGGCAAAATGATTTAGTAGGATTGATTTTTAATACCATTGGTATCAGTGATGGTATCAGCAATGGTACAGATGGTATGCGTTATTCTTTAGTTAGTAGAGATTTGATTGCTGATAGTATAGAAAGTGTTTGCGGAGGATTTTATTATGACGGGTTGATTGCTTTACCCGGTTGCGATAAAAATATGCCCGGAGCTATTATGGCAATGGGACGTATCAATCGCCCTTCTATTATGGTATATGGCGGTACAATTGCTCCCGGTCATTACAAAGGCGAGGAATTAAATATCATATCTTCTTTCGAGGCTTTAGGTAAAAAATTAGCAGGTACTATTACTCCGGAAGATTTTAAAGAAGTGGTAAAACATAGTTGCCCGGGTGCAGGTGCTTGTGGTGGTATGTACACAGCCAATACAATGGCAGCAGCAATCGAAGCGTTGGGCATGAGCTTGCCTTACTCATCATCCAGCCCGGCTATCAGTGAGGAAAAAAGAAATGAATGTATAGATGCCGGAAGAGCAATAAAAGTATTGTTGGAAAAAGATATTAAGCCAAAAGATATCATGACAAGAAAAGCATTTGAAAATGCAATGGTTACTATCATGATATTGGGAGGTAGTACAAATGCTGTATTGCATTTGATTGCAATGGCAAAAAGCGTTGGTGTTGAAGTAACACAAGATGATTTTCAAAAAGTAAGTGATAAAACGCCTGTGCTGGCTGATTTTAAGCCAAGCGGAAAATTTTTATGGCAGGAATTACCTGCACACGGTGGTGTACCGGCAATAATGAAATATTTATTAAATAAAGGCATGCTGCATGGCGATTGTTTAACAGTAACCGGTAAAACAATTGAGGAAAATTTAAAAGATGTTGAACCTATCAATTTCGATACACAAAAAATTATTTACCCGGTAGAAACACCTTTAAAAGCGACTGGACATTTACAAATATTATACGGTAACCTGGCTGAAAAAGGAAGCGTTGCAAAGATTAGTGGTAAAGAAGGAGAACGTTTTGAAGGACCGGCAAGAGTATTTGAAGGAGAGAAAGATCTGGTTGCAGGAATTGCCACCGGCAGAGTTAAAAAAGGAGACGTTGTTGTAATAAGATATGAAGGTCCAAAAGGTGCGCCTGGTATGCCTGAAATGTTGAAACCTACTTCCGCCATCATGGGCGCAGGGTTAGGTAAAGATGTAGCATTGATTACAGATGGAAGATTCAGCGGCGGTTCTCATGGTTTCGTTGTTGGTCACATTACTCCTGAAGCATTTGAAGGTGGTGTGATTGCATTGGTGCAGGATGATGATATTATTGAGCTGGATGCAAGCACTAACAAGATTAATTTGAAAGTATCTGATGAAGTAATAGCAGAAAGACGTAAAAATTGGAAGCAACCGGCATTGAAAATAACAAGTGGTGTGTTATATAAATATGCAAAGTTGGTTAAGTCTGCAGCAGAAGGTTGCGTAACCGATGAATGATTTTAATTAAGTACTATGGAAATTATCACGAGCATACAAAATCGTATTTATGAAATAAGAGGTGAGAGGGTGATGCTAGATTTTGATTTGGCAGCATTGTACGAAGTAGAAACAAAAGTATTGAATCAGTCGGTAAAGCGTAATATTAAACGGTTTCCTTCTGATTTTATGTTTCGGCTTACAAATAAAGAATGGAGTGATTTGCGGTCACAAATTGTGACCGCAAACGTACAAATGACTGAAACCCATAAAAGTATCCGGTCACAAATTGTGACCGCATCACAAAATAAAAGAAATATAAACGTAACACCTTATGCTTTTACCGAACAAGGTGTGGCAATGCTCAGTGGAATTCTAAACAGTGATAAAGCCATCAACATGAACATTGCCATTATGAGGGCTTTTGTTGAGATAAGAAAAATTCTATTAAAACAAAGCGATATTAAAGAACAGTTGAAAGAGATAAAAGAACGATTAGGAGAACATGATGCTCAACTTAACCAGATATATGATGCAATGGAAAACCTGCTAGACGAAAAAGCAGCAGAAAGAAAATGGGAAGATAGAGTACGAATAGGGTTTAATAAATAAACAATGAACAAACAGTATTTCATAGAATTAGCAGATTACAACATTTGGGCAAATGATATTTGTTTGTCATGGTTGCAGCAAATAAATAATGAGCAATGGACACAAACAATTGTAAGCAGCTTTAATAGCATACAGGAAACGGTCTTGCATATTATCTCGGCAGAAACCGCGTGGCTACAGCGTTTTCAAAAGAAGGAAAAGGTAGTATGGTTGCAGACAGAATATAAAGGAACAAAAGATGAACATATTGCTTTATGGAAAGATGCATCAAAACAATTAAAAGAATATATCGAGTCATTCGATGAAACTAAAATAAGTGACCTGTTAATGTTTAAACGTTTTAATGGAGAAGAGAATACAATGAAATACTATGAAGTATTTGCACATGCATTCAATCATTCAACGTATCACCGCGGACAAGTCGTCACCATGTTGAGACAAGCTGGTTTCACCGGCGTTCAATCGACAGATTTATTAGGCTATTATCGAATTAAACAACAAACAAAAAATTGAGTTATGGAAACTCTTGAAATAAAAGAAAAGAAAGAAGCAGCAACTAAAGACATTCAAAACATCAGCGGATCGCAAGCTGTATTGGAAGCATTGATAGCAGAAGGTGTAGATACCATCTTCGGTTATCCCGGCGGTGCTATCATGCCAATCTATGATGCATTGTATGATTATCATGATAAACTAAAACATATTCTTGTTCGTCACGAACAAGGTGGAATCCACGCTGGGCAAGGGTATGCACGTTCGTCAGGAAAAGTAGGTGTAGTGTTTGCAACAAGCGGACCTGGCGCAACCAATTTAGTTACAGGGTTGGCAGATGCAATGATTGACAGTACACCATTGGTTTGTATCACCGGACAAGTATTTGCACATTTGTTAGGTACCGACGCTTTCCAGGAAGTAGATGTGATCAACATTACAACCCCTGTTACAAAATGGAATTATCAAATAACGGATGCAACAGAAATTCCTTCAGTATTAGCAAAAGCATTTTATATAGCAGGTACCGGCCGTCCTGGCCCTGTATTGATCGATATTACAAAGAATGCTCAGTTACAAAAGTTCGATTACGAAGGCTATGTACCGTGTACGCATATACGCAGTTATCGTCCAAAGCCAATCATCCGTAAAGAATACATTGAAAAGGCGGCGCAGCTTATCAACGACGCAAAAAAACCATTTGTAATTTTTGGTCAGGGAGTTATTCTCGGTAAAGCTGAAGAAGAGTTCAAAGCATTTATCGAAAAAGGAGGATTGCCTTCTGCTTGTACAGTGCTTGGATTAAGTGCTTTACCAACCGATCATCCATTGCATGTTGGCATGTTGGGTATGCATGGCAACTACGGGCCAAATGTGTTAACCAACGAGTGCGATGTATTGATTGCAGTGGGTATGCGTTTTGATGACCGCGTTACTGGTCGTTTGGATAAATATGCAAAACAAGCAAAAGTTGTTCATTTGGATATTGACCCTGCAGAGATTGATAAGAATGTAAAGACAACTGTTCCTGTTTGGGGTGATTGTAAAGAAACATTGCCGATGTTAACCCATTTGGTACTGCAAAAGAAACATACAGATTGGTTAAATAAATTCAATGAATACAGACAAGAAGAAATTGATGTTGTTATAACCGATGAATTGAATCCCAAAACTGATATACTAACAATGGGAGAGGTAATAAAAAATTTAAACGAGTTAACCAATGGTGATGCAATCATTGTAACCGATGTTGGTCAGCACCAAATGGTAGCTTGTCGTTATGCAAAATTTAATCAGACTAAAAGTAATATTACTTCAGGTGGTGCAGGAACAATGGGCTTTTCTATGCCAGCTGCAATTGGTGCTAAGTTTGGCGCACCTGAGCGCACAGTGGTTGCTATTATTGGCGATGGCGGCGTACAAATGACGTTGCAGGAGTTAGGTACTATTATGCAAACAGGTATTGATGTAAAAATTCTGATACTTAACAATGAATTTCTTGGAATGGTGCGTCAGTGGCAGCAACTCTTTCATGACAAACGTTATTCATTTGTAGATATTGAAAGCCCTGATTATGTGAAGTTGGCGAATGCGTACAGAATTGAAGCGCAAAAAATATCAGAACGTAAAGATTTGAAAGCAGCGTTAAAAACTATGCTTGATCACAAAGGTTCTTACCTATTAGAAGTAATGGTAGGTAAAGAAAATAATGTATTTCCAATGGTGCCGCAAGGTTGCAGCGTTGCAGAGATACGTTTAAAGTAGTATGATTTTTATGTACTAAACTTTATTACTACTATTAGCATCGTTGTGTCACTCTCTTGTACGGCATAGCGGTCATCAACAAACAAAGAACAATGAGTACAATAACAGAAACAAAATGGAATTCTTCTCTATATGATAACAAACACGATTTTGTATTTAAGTATGGCGAAGATTTAGTGAATACGTTAAATCCACAACCAAATGAACGCATATTGGATGTAGGTTGTGGAACGGGGCATCTTGCCAATACAATTGCACAAGTAGGCGCACAAGTTGTTGGTATCGACAGTTCATTGGAAATGATAACAAAGGCAAAACAGGAATATCCTCAAATTGATTTTCGTGTGTTATCTGCAACCGATTTTCATTTTGATGAAAGCTTTGATGCTATCTTCTCAAATGCAACCTTGCATTGGGTGTTAGATAAAGAAGCAGCCATTGATTGCATGTATTCCAACTTGAAACGTAGCGGCAGATTGGTGTTAGAAATGGGCGGCAAAGGAAATGTGGATGGAATTATTGTTGCCTTAAAGAATGCGTTGCAAAAAAGAGGACTAACTGATAAAGCCGCACAGCAAGTTTGGTATTTTCCTTCGCTGAGTGAATATACAGGACTGTTGGAGAAAAGAGGCTTCAGAGTTACGTATGCGGCTCACTTTAACAGGGAAACAGAATTAAAAGATACAGATAACGGAATTAAAGACTGGATAAAAATGTTTGCCGTCAGCTACCTGCAAGGCATAGACGAAAATATCGTCAATGAGATATTAACTGAAGTGCAGGATAGCTTATATGTTTCGCATTTTAGAAACGGTAAATGGTATGCTGATTACAAGCGATTAAGAGTGGTAGCAATAAAGCCGCCAACATCTTTTAAATAAATTTAAAAACTGTCAGCCTTGTTAAGGCGAACTAATAAAAGACAAGAACATGAAACAGGAATTCACTATAACGGTTTATACAGAGAACCAGGTTGGTTTGCTGAACCGTATTGCAATTATATTCTCCCGTAGAAAGATCAATATTGAAAGTTTAAATACTTCGCCTTCTGAAATTGAGGGCATTCATCGTTTTACTATTGTTATTAATGAGTTTGAAGACGTGGTAAGAAAGCTATGTCGTCAGATCGAAAAACAAGTAGAAGTATTAAAAGCATATTATAATACGAATGATGAGATTGTTTGGAGAGAGATCGCTTTGTATAAAGTACCGATGGATATTATTGCAGAGGTAGTACCTGTTGAACGTCTGTTAAGTGAGCATGGTGCAAGAGCGGTAGTGATAAGAACAGATTATATTGTTTTTGAAGTAGCGGGGCATAGAGAAGAAACAGAAAAATTTATTAAGGTATTAGAACCCTATGGCTTAATAGAATTTGTTCGCAGCGCAAGAGTGGCAATCATTAAAGACAGCCAGGGTTTTCACAAAAAGCTAAAAGAATTTGAACAAAGCGAACCGGGGAGTGAAACCAGTGAAAACGAATTTTTAGATAAACAGGCAGAAGTATTCAGTATGTAATTTATGGAAAAGCAATTCGACGTAATAGCAAAAACAAGGACTAACTTCCTGAAACTCATAGACGATCTAACCATTGAGCAATTAAATAAAATTCCTGTCGGATTTAATAATAATATTGCGTGGAATTTCGGGCATATAATTATAAGTCAGCAGGTGCTTTGTTATTCAAGAGCGGGGTTTGCAGCACATATAGAACAATCGCTGATAAATAAATATCAAAGAGGTTCAAAGCCTGAATCGTTTATCGATAATAACGAAATTGAATTATTAAAAGAGTATTTATTTTCTCTAATTCATCAGTTGAGAGAAGATATGACGGATGATAAATTTGTAGGCTATAAACCAATAACGACAACCTTTGGTGTTGACTTAACCTGTATAGAAGATGTGATTCCTTACTTTGCTATGCACGATGGATTGCATTTGGGTGTTGCGCAAACGTTGAAGAAATTGGTGCAGTAAAAGTGAGTGACACAACGATGTTTAATAGTAGTACAAAAGATGACTACATAAAATTTAAAATCATTCTTAAAACAAATAAAAACTAAAATGGCTAATTACTTTAACACGCTTTCATTGAGAGAAAAATTAAGTCAATTGGGAGTGTGCGAGTTTATGAACACCAGCGAATTTGCTGACGGTGTAAATGTATTGAAAGGAAAGAAAATTGTAATTGTTGGTGCAGGCGCACAAGGTTTAAATCAAGGTTTGAACTTGCGTGACTCTGGCTTGGATGTTTCTTATGCATTGCGTGCAGATGCGATTGCAGAAAAAAGACAATCATGGAAAAATGCTACTGAAAATAATTTTAAAGTAGGAACGTACGAAGAATTGATTCCTACTGCTGATCTGGTGAGCAACCTTACACCCGATAAGCAACATACTTCTGTTGTTTCTGCAATTATGCCATTAATGAAAAAAGGAGCAACGCTTTCTTATTCTCATGGTTTTAATATTGTAGAAGAAGGAATGCAGATCCGTAAAGATATTACCGTAATTATGATTGCACCAAAATGCCCGGGTTCGGAAGTACGTGCAGAATACTTACGTGGTTTTGGTGTTCCAACCTTAATTGCGGTGCATCCTGAAAATGACCCTGAAGGAAAAGGTTTGGCACAGGCAAAAGCGTATGCAGCAGGAACCGGTGGCCATAAAGCAGGCGTATTGAAATCTTCTTTTGTTGCGGAAGTAAAATCTGATCTAATGGGCGAGCAAACTATTTTGTGCGGCTTGTTACAAACAGGTTCTATTTTAAGTTTTGATAAAATGGTGGAGAAAGGAATTGATAAAGCATACGCAGCTAAATTAATTCAATATGGTTGGGAAGTGGTTACAGAAGCGTTGAAACAGGGCGGTATCACTGCCATGATGGACAGATTATCGAATGCTGCTAAAGTAAAAGCATTTGAATTATCGCAAGAATTGAAAGTGATCATGCGTCCATTATTCCGCAAACATCAGGACGATATTATGAGTGGAGAATTTTCTTCTACCATGATGAAAGACTGGGCTGATAATGATAAAAATTTATTGACATGGCGTGCTGCAACCGGCGAAACAGCGTTTGAAAAAACGGCCCCTACTGCAACAAAAATTGCTGAGCAGGAATATTTTGATAATGGGTTATTGTTAGTTGCATTTGTTCGTGCAGGTGTTGAGCTTGCGTTTGAAACAATGGTGGAGTCAGGCATTAAGGCTGAGTCTGCTTACTACGAATCATTGCACGAAACACCGTTGATCGCAAATACTATTGCCCGTAAAAAACTATTCGAGATGAACCGTGTTATATCTGATACGGCTGAGTACGGATGTTATTTGTTCGATCACGCTTGTAAGCCTTTGCTGGCTGAGTTTATGAAAGGTATTGATAAAGATGTTATCGGTACTAATTATAATGAAGGCAAAGATGGTGGCGTTGATAACAAAGAATTGATCCTGGTAAATAAGATCATTCGTGAGCATGAGATCGAAGCCGTAGGTTCAGTGCTTCGCCAGGCGATGACAGATATGAAATCAATTGCAACGGTAGCGTAAAAGTTTAAACATAAAATTAAAAGCCGGTTGCAATTCATTTGAAACCGGCTTTTTTGTTTTTATAATTTTTATTTTGATACAAGCTGTAGTGCGACTATTAAACATTGTTCTGTCACTCACTTGTACGATTTATGTTTATTCATCAAACTAAATAAACATAAATTTTATAGAATAAAAGAGTGGCAAGCAAATTGTTATCTGTTTAAATATAAAAGTAGTGTTATAATGTTGAGGCAACAGTAGCACAAAAGTTTAATCAGGGAACCAACCGACAAATGGGATGTAATCATTTGTCGGCGGCTTTTTTGGTTACTTTTTTTCCGCAAAAAAAGTAACATAAAAATATGAAAGATTTAAATTTTAAAGAAGCATCTGAAAGATTGAAAGAAGTTGTTGTTCGCACGCCGTTACAACTAAACACCAATCTCTCAAAAAAATATCAATGCAATGTATTTTTAAAAAGAGAAGACCTGCAAACCGTGCGTTCATACAAATTGCGTGGAGCGTTTAATATGATGCGTAGTTTGTCTGCCGAGCAATTGCAAAGAGGTGTTGTATGTGCAAGCGCGGGTAATCATGCACAAGGCTTTGCATATAGTTGTAAAAAGCTGCAGGTAAAAGGTGTTGTGTTTATGCCGGTGATCGCACCCAATCAAAAAATTCATCAAACACAAATGTTTGGCGAAGATTTTATCGAAATAAAATTGATCGGCGATACATACGATGATTGTGCAACAGCAGCAAAAAAATATACTGCTGAAAATAATAAAACGTTTATTCCTGCTTTTGATGATTATAAAATAATAGAAGGTCAAGGCACAGTGGGAGTTGAGATTTTAGAAGATCAACCACAGGTCGATCTCATTTTTATTCCTATTGGCGGTGGTGGGTTAGCAGCTGGTGTGGGAACTTATATTAAATCCATCTCATCCAAAACAAAAATAATTGGTGTTGAGCCGGAAGGTGCGCCATCTATGTCAGAAGCCATAAAAGCCGGGCATCCGGTAACATTACAAAGCATCGACAATTTTGTAGATGGAGCTGCGGTAAAAAGAGTAGGAGATATCACATTCGATATCTGCAAAGAAATTTTAGACGAGGTGCATTTGGTTCCGGAAGGCAAAATTTGTACAACTATTTTAAAATTATATAACGAAGATGCAATTGTAGTTGAACCCGCCGGCGCATTGTCCATTTCTGTTCTCGATGATTTTGCTGAACAAATAAAAGGCAAGAACATCGTTTGTATTGTAAGCGGCGGAAACAATGATATAGACCGCATGCAAGAAATAAAGGAACGATCGCTTCAGTACGAGGGATTGAAATATTATTTCCTCATTCGTTTTGCCCAACGCCCGGGGGCTCTAAAAGAATTTGTGAACTATGTTTTGGGACCTAATGATGACATTACCCGCTTTGAGTATATCCAAAAAAACAATAAGGAAACAGGTCCTGCGCTGGTGGGCATTGAATTACAGTCGAAAAACGATTATACTACATTGATTAGCAATCTCAATAAGTATCAAATTAATTATACAGAGTTGAGTAAAAATGATAATGTATTTGGTTACCTGGTATAGTAAATTGTATTTGTTAAAATTGTAAATTTGCAAAACCAGATATGCTTCATTAAATTTATATTAAATGAAGAAAACGATGCTATTGCCGCTTATAAAACTTTTTATTAATAAGAAAGAGGTCTACTTATGGGAAAAACTAAAGGATTATACTCTCCGGATTTTGAGCATGATTCATGCGGCGTTGGTTTTGTTGCCAATATCAAAGGCAATAAATCGCATCAAAATGTCTCCGACGCCCTAACCATCCTCGAAAATAT
The Ferruginibacter albus DNA segment above includes these coding regions:
- a CDS encoding class I SAM-dependent methyltransferase, coding for MSTITETKWNSSLYDNKHDFVFKYGEDLVNTLNPQPNERILDVGCGTGHLANTIAQVGAQVVGIDSSLEMITKAKQEYPQIDFRVLSATDFHFDESFDAIFSNATLHWVLDKEAAIDCMYSNLKRSGRLVLEMGGKGNVDGIIVALKNALQKRGLTDKAAQQVWYFPSLSEYTGLLEKRGFRVTYAAHFNRETELKDTDNGIKDWIKMFAVSYLQGIDENIVNEILTEVQDSLYVSHFRNGKWYADYKRLRVVAIKPPTSFK
- the ilvN gene encoding acetolactate synthase small subunit gives rise to the protein MKQEFTITVYTENQVGLLNRIAIIFSRRKINIESLNTSPSEIEGIHRFTIVINEFEDVVRKLCRQIEKQVEVLKAYYNTNDEIVWREIALYKVPMDIIAEVVPVERLLSEHGARAVVIRTDYIVFEVAGHREETEKFIKVLEPYGLIEFVRSARVAIIKDSQGFHKKLKEFEQSEPGSETSENEFLDKQAEVFSM
- a CDS encoding DinB family protein, with protein sequence MEKQFDVIAKTRTNFLKLIDDLTIEQLNKIPVGFNNNIAWNFGHIIISQQVLCYSRAGFAAHIEQSLINKYQRGSKPESFIDNNEIELLKEYLFSLIHQLREDMTDDKFVGYKPITTTFGVDLTCIEDVIPYFAMHDGLHLGVAQTLKKLVQ
- the ilvC gene encoding ketol-acid reductoisomerase, whose product is MANYFNTLSLREKLSQLGVCEFMNTSEFADGVNVLKGKKIVIVGAGAQGLNQGLNLRDSGLDVSYALRADAIAEKRQSWKNATENNFKVGTYEELIPTADLVSNLTPDKQHTSVVSAIMPLMKKGATLSYSHGFNIVEEGMQIRKDITVIMIAPKCPGSEVRAEYLRGFGVPTLIAVHPENDPEGKGLAQAKAYAAGTGGHKAGVLKSSFVAEVKSDLMGEQTILCGLLQTGSILSFDKMVEKGIDKAYAAKLIQYGWEVVTEALKQGGITAMMDRLSNAAKVKAFELSQELKVIMRPLFRKHQDDIMSGEFSSTMMKDWADNDKNLLTWRAATGETAFEKTAPTATKIAEQEYFDNGLLLVAFVRAGVELAFETMVESGIKAESAYYESLHETPLIANTIARKKLFEMNRVISDTAEYGCYLFDHACKPLLAEFMKGIDKDVIGTNYNEGKDGGVDNKELILVNKIIREHEIEAVGSVLRQAMTDMKSIATVA
- the ilvA gene encoding threonine ammonia-lyase IlvA, with protein sequence MKDLNFKEASERLKEVVVRTPLQLNTNLSKKYQCNVFLKREDLQTVRSYKLRGAFNMMRSLSAEQLQRGVVCASAGNHAQGFAYSCKKLQVKGVVFMPVIAPNQKIHQTQMFGEDFIEIKLIGDTYDDCATAAKKYTAENNKTFIPAFDDYKIIEGQGTVGVEILEDQPQVDLIFIPIGGGGLAAGVGTYIKSISSKTKIIGVEPEGAPSMSEAIKAGHPVTLQSIDNFVDGAAVKRVGDITFDICKEILDEVHLVPEGKICTTILKLYNEDAIVVEPAGALSISVLDDFAEQIKGKNIVCIVSGGNNDIDRMQEIKERSLQYEGLKYYFLIRFAQRPGALKEFVNYVLGPNDDITRFEYIQKNNKETGPALVGIELQSKNDYTTLISNLNKYQINYTELSKNDNVFGYLV